CGGCCCCCATCCACCTCTCTCCCATCTTGTTCAAGACCATTAGCCTCTTCTGTTCCTTCCTGTTCAATGTCACCGTCTCCTTCATAGGGTGACATTTTCCCTGAACGCTTAACCCCTGTCATAATCGTAGAACATCCACAACAAGTAGTGCGCGCGTTGACAAACAGTCAAGGGTTATGATACTGTCCGAGCCATCCGCCTGATAATATTCTCGCGATGACAAGGAGGGGATGGATGGTCACAGATCACGATCATGCGCAGTCTGGTGAGCACCTTAATGCCGGCCTTCCCACCATGGCTGCAGGTTCAGGTATTCAGAAGGATGTTCCTTCGGTAAGCGACATGCAATATGCCGGGTTCTGGAGCAGGTTTATTGCCTTTGTTGTCGATGTTGCAGCGCTCTGGATTCTGGCTTTTGTTCTTGCCATCATACTCCCCATCCTCCTCGGCCCTCTTATAGGACTGCCTGCAGATGCCGCCATATTGGCCTCGATCATTGTCTTCTGGGTTGTGGTTCCGTGGCTTTACTGGGCGTTGATGGAGAGCTCTTCGAGACAGGCAACGCTGGGCAAGACAACAATGGGCCTCACCGTCAGCGACATGTCAGGGAAAAGGATCTCCTTGGGCAGAGCTACAGAGCGCTACTGGGCCAAAGTCCTGTCGGCCCTGATGTTTCTTGCGGGGTTTGTCATGATTGCCTTCACCGCCAAGAAACAGGGACTCCATGATATCATAGCCCGATGTCTTGTCATGACAAAAAAGCAGCCAGAAGGGCAACCGTAGAAGGCTGACGGGAAGGGGGGAATATGGACAAGCTGCTCTACATCCTCTGGGGACCCAAGGGGCAGGACAAGAAACAGAGGCAGCAGGTTTTAC
This window of the Chloroflexota bacterium genome carries:
- a CDS encoding RDD family protein, which translates into the protein MVTDHDHAQSGEHLNAGLPTMAAGSGIQKDVPSVSDMQYAGFWSRFIAFVVDVAALWILAFVLAIILPILLGPLIGLPADAAILASIIVFWVVVPWLYWALMESSSRQATLGKTTMGLTVSDMSGKRISLGRATERYWAKVLSALMFLAGFVMIAFTAKKQGLHDIIARCLVMTKKQPEGQP